One window from the genome of Carassius carassius chromosome 15, fCarCar2.1, whole genome shotgun sequence encodes:
- the LOC132158097 gene encoding zymogen granule membrane protein 16-like: MLHHFLVLSALCAMSMTMPLPDFYSYSPAAGGGSGTEFSTEHEGRITGVRVYEYPYYGYYSNNYLNGIQLKYNSNWTELVGVNSYGNEKEMTLSKDEHFVQISGKYYSGYISELMFVTNKGRSFKVGQPYGLSFNFYPTHDGSELRFISGRQNGFSLTSIGAHWAVYNNSTS, from the exons ATGCTGCATCATTTTCTGGTACTCTCTGCCCTTTGTGCCATGAGCATGACCATGC CTTTACCTGATTTTTACTCATACTCCCCTGCTGCTGGGGGTGGCAGTGGAACCGAATTTTCCACTGAACATGAGGGTCGCATCACTGGAGTCAGAGTTTATGAATATCCCTACTATGGATACTACTCCAACAACTATCTCAATGG GATCCAGTTGAAATATAACAGTAACTGGACAGAATTGGTTGGCGTAAACTCTTATGGCAATGAAAAGGAGATGACACTTTCTAAAGATGAACATTTTGTTCAGATCTCAGGAAAGTATTATTCTGGTTACATCAGTGAGCTTATGTTCGTCACTAACAAGGGGCGCTCTTTCAAAGTGGGGCAGCCGTATGGACTTTCATTCAACTTCTACCCAACCCACGACGGAAGTGAGCTACGCTTCATCAGCGGTCGTCAGAATGGATTTTCCCTTACCTCCATTGGGGCTCATTGGGCTGTCTACAACAATTCCACTTCATAA